The DNA window CAGCAGCAGCGGTTCGATCCTAAAAGACTCCACCAAACTGTTGATTCGACTGCGTGAGCAGGATTCCGTGGACCGCGATGAGGTCCGTAGACTCAAAATCGTCCTGCGAGCACTGATTGCTACTCTGCCGGAGTTTGTGGAAACCGGTTCACGTGATAGCATAGCATTTTTCGCCTACATGAAGGATCTTGCTCAGGATATTCTACGACACTTGTACCGTTTCGAGGACGGTTCGCTGAAGCATGCCAGCGAGGTGCTGGAAAATGTCCAACTGATCAATTCGTACGTGGCGGATCTTAAGAAATCGCTTCATTCTTACATGAAGTATGCCTCAGCGGTAGCTCGAAATGACGATGATATCCCACAGATCAGTATTACTCCGGCGTACGTAGTGCAAGCGACTAGTTCAATTCAACGTTCGGAAGATGGACTACGAAGTATGGCCACGATCAATGTGACACCCACGTTCGTGTGCAATGCCGTTAAAGTAAATGCGGTAGACAATGGTAAGGTAAAAGCACGACAATTTCCAATTAGTTCGGAATCGGACCCGATTCCACTTACCTCCCAGTCTCCGGATTCTTCAACTCATGTAGAAGGAAGTGTGGTAGAGGAGCGGCCACTTGATCGGGATAGTAAGAAGGTAGCACGTAATTTGAGTAACGgttcgaggaaaaaaacgcgcATTAAAAGGATGGGATCACGACAAAACAGCAAAACGGAGAGCGATAGTGACGAAAGTCCGGCAAACTACGTTCTAGACGTCCCGAGAAAGACAAAGCGCAAGACAAGCAGAGCGAAGAAACCCTCCGATTCGACAGAGAAGCTTCATCAGCAGCAGGCAGAGGATGTAGTTTACGTTTTGAAGATTAAGCCGAATCAACCTGAAATACAGGCCCTCGTGTCCCCATCGGTCAGTGTCACCGAAGATGTTCTAATATCTCCGACAGAAACATGTGTAGAACTACTCGACAACCAGGGTAGCTCCAATTCGATCAACTGTACGGCTAGCGTGTTAGTCAAAACTAAACGGAGAATATTTACCACCGTCGAAGGTGAGTCTACGAACAATGGATCTTCTCTGGCAACTCCGGGAGTCGTGAGCCGTGACATCGAGTCATCCAGTCCGTCCGATCGAACCGATCAGCTAGAATATTCAAGAAGCGAAACGAGAATCGTAACGAATCTACCACCACTACCGCAATCTCCGAGTACCCAGCGACGGCTGGAACTGCTGAAGAGTGCCCCTTCCAAGGAACTTTCCCCGAACATTCGACTAATGGTGGCCAAGTACAATCAACGGCTGTCATCCGAACGTACCGGTAACTCTCCCCATAGTTCAGGATCGTGCTCTCCAGTAGCATGGCGGTCACCGGTTCTTGATCGTAGAGTGAGAAAGCAAACAGAAAAATACCAGGAAAGCATTCAACTGTCAAAATCGGCCAGCGCTGGAAGTTTGCGGAAATCGCTGAAACAACTTGAGACAGATCAACAGTGTTCTGGGGTTAGTGATACGGCATCATCGACCAGTAAGGTGATAAAATCTTCCAGTACGGGAATGATTGAGTCTAATCGGCTAAAAAGTAAACCGAATGAGAGGGACCATGAGGATTCAACTGAAATGACATTTCTAGCGTACGATAGCCTACGGCGGAAGGACACCTTGTCACGAAAGGAGAGAAAGGAGATGGAACAGGAAAGCATCAAGAAGATGGAAACGTTGAAGAAGGAACGGTTGTACAAGAAACGAACGGAGTCTCCGAAAGGGATTGGCTTGGGAACGGTTAGAAAGCTGTCAAAGGAGAAACATTCGAGGCGTCGGTCTATGCCCGGAGAGGAGGTGGTAAGTGATCGTTGCAACGAAGAAAACCATCCGAGAACGAACGAAGGTAAACCACCGAGCCCACGGTTGGCATTAAGGAGAAAATATTCCACACACAGCACCTCGCAATCGGCACCAACGACTCCGCTGGACGAGGATAAGGGAATTGTGCAAATGAGTCAGCGAGCGTTAAAGTTGAGAAAGGCGAAAGAGGAGTTTTTGCAGAATTCGACGGAAGGCGCTAGGGCGGAACAACGGCAACAGATATGGAAAAACCGAATCAGTCAAATTAGTATGGCCAGTGCGAACAGTGTTGACGATACGCTGTTGATGAAGAGCGCCAGTGCTGGAGTGATTGGTGGAAAACCAGCGGCTGGAGAAGAAGCTCGGGAGCGAGGAAGCGTGTACGAAGCACTGTCACGAGATTCGGCAAGGGTAGTGAGTGCGGAGAGTGGCGGAGATGAGGGTTCATCGCGAAACACGAGTGCTCATAGCAGTCGGTTCGGGTTGTCGAATCTGGCTTCGAAGCTGAGGAAAGTTAAGCTTAGAAGAAGCAGCAAGGATCTCAGTAGGATGCAAACGATCTCTACGCTCTGTCGGCAGAGTTTAATGGTTGATATCAGCGGAGAGGCATCGAAGTTGGGCAGTGAGCAGAATCTGGGTCAGAGTTCTAGTCACGGAAGCGGACGAGAAGGCGGAACGCGAGAGGTGCTGAAGAAGTCAGGTAGTGTACAGGCAATATGCAATCGGTTTCGCAAGAGTAACGAACGAAGCGACGAGTTGAAGAAGAGCAGAAGTTTGGGCTTTTTGGAACCGGAACGGAAAGGTTCACAGTGAATGTTCAGCTTCGCAGTAGTATTATATACACAAATGAGAAGAGCAATATTTTCTCGAAATTAAATAAGAAATGTTGATGTAAATGTTTGGAGCATAAGAGATTATCATGTTCCGATTCGAAATTCAGAAGATGCTGTACACATCTGCTGTCATCGATTGATGAAATGTTTGTACCATTGATCTGAATAAATCGTGAGATTCTGATGACTTTTGTGTAATACATCTTGAAAGAATACCGTACAGGCTGATTAGAAGCTTCGAACCGCGGTTGTTTCCCACCCAATAGTTTCGTAAATCAATTTCTTATCAATTACTCAAACAAACGCACGAATCAACCTGCAATCAAGTCCACTTCCCGTTACTGGTTACCTGTTTGTTTGACGTCGACAACAGTCATCCGAGCTATCGACGCATACTAAGAACCAGACTTTATCATCGTTGCCACATTCATCAATATATATCAAAAGCCTcttgtaaaaaaacacacaatAAAACCCAGTGTGTTATAGTAGAACAAACATT is part of the Topomyia yanbarensis strain Yona2022 chromosome 1, ASM3024719v1, whole genome shotgun sequence genome and encodes:
- the LOC131693684 gene encoding uncharacterized protein LOC131693684 gives rise to the protein MTLKTGSNPSNETLHNMLTKKGNIVNSRPLTYAPVQDPDAPVLASNHFLRGSSSRVRDYLPELTKRSKRRSGEVNPIEVNDNVVFVDLWLPGNCWPKEWIISANTSEDGQIFLTSSHFIAATKRDSVKSTDQSRSQDEESRRSKSLDGDAIIDPIRQLDKSKNKSAWSKVKGIVKNHRGSLKSNGSRKNNKSSNSVGCSREASPCDSLEASELQRERSDSFSSNQTSPGHRNNTPTLLTLPSGDNNSCPNSPCGSLPAAFSSDDNDWKSESKLGRTGSTERPATTIGKDSTVSRNSRKSRHIPEIESVPEGLPIDPKQSSINTKIRKSPPKPLSLRQESLDVDASADQSLSSPGSQRDVSKSSPNRKSYGGDETSAPESPFKTYEFFEGEMEDFSSGDVSDQNTPHRRPSPKTKNLLRQREEIQQRYMELQNKLQREFDAKQQEWERLRPAALLLTNSPINQYLRDDTPPSPKREQQAPIVEENLSPDFKKKLDEWRIKHQPQPKPGSSKDSSTDGKKRPATDWQLWKTGQIKLEGQGLTQLPNAKDLPEDFQKKLSEWKQMKAANKVPSYTTQSAQLSESMKRQLSKSAGASVKKAKPTEEHKGEGLSKLKALVSTEVPKKELVVQTTKGFIKFEGISRKFTRRLFEWEKAKGIGPEASTIALLHPGYAPVVVENSGNVVEAKREKSPALGRSLSLDSISPNPSAPSISHQPSSLSLNDADERKEASEKDAMVGNRRVSSNPELELSVEREEPRAVLVEVEEDVLEVADSLTASATCSAADSTGSQNKTEPDYSSRPSSSSGSILKDSTKLLIRLREQDSVDRDEVRRLKIVLRALIATLPEFVETGSRDSIAFFAYMKDLAQDILRHLYRFEDGSLKHASEVLENVQLINSYVADLKKSLHSYMKYASAVARNDDDIPQISITPAYVVQATSSIQRSEDGLRSMATINVTPTFVCNAVKVNAVDNGKVKARQFPISSESDPIPLTSQSPDSSTHVEGSVVEERPLDRDSKKVARNLSNGSRKKTRIKRMGSRQNSKTESDSDESPANYVLDVPRKTKRKTSRAKKPSDSTEKLHQQQAEDVVYVLKIKPNQPEIQALVSPSVSVTEDVLISPTETCVELLDNQGSSNSINCTASVLVKTKRRIFTTVEGESTNNGSSLATPGVVSRDIESSSPSDRTDQLEYSRSETRIVTNLPPLPQSPSTQRRLELLKSAPSKELSPNIRLMVAKYNQRLSSERTGNSPHSSGSCSPVAWRSPVLDRRVRKQTEKYQESIQLSKSASAGSLRKSLKQLETDQQCSGVSDTASSTSKVIKSSSTGMIESNRLKSKPNERDHEDSTEMTFLAYDSLRRKDTLSRKERKEMEQESIKKMETLKKERLYKKRTESPKGIGLGTVRKLSKEKHSRRRSMPGEEVVSDRCNEENHPRTNEGKPPSPRLALRRKYSTHSTSQSAPTTPLDEDKGIVQMSQRALKLRKAKEEFLQNSTEGARAEQRQQIWKNRISQISMASANSVDDTLLMKSASAGVIGGKPAAGEEARERGSVYEALSRDSARVVSAESGGDEGSSRNTSAHSSRFGLSNLASKLRKVKLRRSSKDLSRMQTISTLCRQSLMVDISGEASKLGSEQNLGQSSSHGSGREGGTREVLKKSGSVQAICNRFRKSNERSDELKKSRSLGFLEPERKGSQ